The following DNA comes from Acetomicrobium sp. S15 = DSM 107314.
TCCCGAGGCCGTCATGCTGAGAGGAAAGATTTTGGCAAAAGGAGGAGCCTTCGTGGGATCAAAGGGCGGAGGGAGTTTCATCAAGAGAAACTCGCCCATATTTATATAAGATGAGATTTATCGAGGGGGGAATATCGTGACAGGCGTATCTTTAAGCTTCGCTGTCTTCGCATTTATCGTCGGCTTCTTGCTGGGGTTGGTTATAGCCCTTCTTTTGAGCGCACTTCGAGCCAAGGCAAACCGAAAGATGGAAGAAGAGATGGAAGGACTGCTCGAAAACGTAACAAAATCCCTCAAAGAGAGCTTCGGCAGCCTATCTATGGAGGCACTCTCACGCTCCTCCGAAGAATTTTTAAAGCTCGCTAAAGTCAAGTTAGAATCGGAGAGGGAAGCCACGACGGGCGAACTGGAGAAGAAGAAAGAGCTCATCGACGAGCAGCTTCGGGCCATGTCTGCCAGGCTTGAGGCCGTATCCAACATGCTGCAAGAACTGGAGAAGGAGAGAGCATCCCAATTAGGAGAGCTGGCAAGTCAAATCAAAGGAGTGAGCGAACAAGCTGCCGCACTCGGCAAGGTCGCCGGCGCATTGAGGGAAGCGCTCGCAAGCGCCAAGACAAGAGGCCAGTGGGGCGAGCGCATGGCCGAAGACGTGCTCCGCCTCATCGGCTTTGTGGAAAACGTAAACTACTACAAACAAAAGCCCATAGACGGCTCAGGCGCACGGCCCGATTTTACATTCCCCCTGCCAAAAGGAGCAATTCTGAATATGGACGTAAAGTTTCCCTTCGACAACTACCTGCGCTACTTGGAGGTTGAGGATGAATCACAAAAAGCGCAGTTCCGCACCGCCTTTTTGCGCGACGTAAGGAGCAAAGTTAAAGAAGTAGCGACCCGCGGATATATAAATCCGGAGCAAAATACCCTGGATTTTGCGCTCCTTTTCATCCCCAATGAGCAAATCTATTCCTTTATACAAGAGTGCGACGGCTCCATCCTCGACGAAGCCCTGCAAAGCAAGGTGATCTTTTGTTCCCCCACAACGCTATATGCAGTACTCTCCGTCATCCGAAAGGCTGCGGACGACTTCGCCTTAGAGCGCACTTCAGGGGAGATTCTAAAACTCCTCGGGACCTTTAGAATCCAATGGGAGAAGTTTTCGGACAAACTCAACCACTTAGGCAAACAAATAGAGGGAGCGTATAAGGATTATGAAGATTTGGCGACCACCAGGAAACGGCAGTTAGAAAAACCGCTGGATGCAATCGAGGCGCTGAAGCGCAAAAATCTTCACCCCGGGCAAGAAAGCGAAGAAGACATCGCCGAAGGGTTGGATGACCTTTCAAATGACGATAATATAAAAAAAGTGGAGGAAATGTGATGCGCCGAGAGATGCAAGGAGGTGAAAATCATGCCGTTTTGGTTGATATTGCCCCTTTCTCTTGCGCTCATCCTGACGTCAGGGCAAAGTGCCACGGCGACGCTTAAAGAGATATCACTGTTAGAACCGAGGCTCTCGGGACCGATGTCACTCGAGGAGGCCATGGCCATGAGGAGGTCGGTGCGATCCTTCAGAGAGGCCCCGCTCGAGCTCGCCGAGCTTTCTCAGCTCCTATGGGCAGCACAAGGTATAACGGAAGACCGCAGGGGCTTCAGGACAACCCCATCGGCTGGGGCCACATACCCACTTGAGGTTTACATAGCAGCTGGATCGGTAAACGATCTACCTCCAGGGCTTTATAAATACGAAGCCCAAGAACACAAGCTTACAGAGTTGGCAAAGGGGGATCTCCGCGGTGCGCTTTATGACGCTGCGCTACGTCAGCGCTGTGTGAAAAATGCCCCCATTGTCATAATAATAGCCGCAGCATACGGAAGGACCATGGCCAGATACGGAGAGCGTGGCATACGGTACGCTCACATGGAAGCAGGGCACA
Coding sequences within:
- a CDS encoding DNA recombination protein RmuC, which encodes MTGVSLSFAVFAFIVGFLLGLVIALLLSALRAKANRKMEEEMEGLLENVTKSLKESFGSLSMEALSRSSEEFLKLAKVKLESEREATTGELEKKKELIDEQLRAMSARLEAVSNMLQELEKERASQLGELASQIKGVSEQAAALGKVAGALREALASAKTRGQWGERMAEDVLRLIGFVENVNYYKQKPIDGSGARPDFTFPLPKGAILNMDVKFPFDNYLRYLEVEDESQKAQFRTAFLRDVRSKVKEVATRGYINPEQNTLDFALLFIPNEQIYSFIQECDGSILDEALQSKVIFCSPTTLYAVLSVIRKAADDFALERTSGEILKLLGTFRIQWEKFSDKLNHLGKQIEGAYKDYEDLATTRKRQLEKPLDAIEALKRKNLHPGQESEEDIAEGLDDLSNDDNIKKVEEM
- a CDS encoding SagB/ThcOx family dehydrogenase; this translates as MPFWLILPLSLALILTSGQSATATLKEISLLEPRLSGPMSLEEAMAMRRSVRSFREAPLELAELSQLLWAAQGITEDRRGFRTTPSAGATYPLEVYIAAGSVNDLPPGLYKYEAQEHKLTELAKGDLRGALYDAALRQRCVKNAPIVIIIAAAYGRTMARYGERGIRYAHMEAGHSAQNICLQAISLGLGSVVVGAFNDESVKMVLSLPQNESPLYLVPIGRP